In a single window of the Streptacidiphilus sp. P02-A3a genome:
- a CDS encoding GuaB1 family IMP dehydrogenase-related protein: MRFLNPQTGSYDERPSVPYDLTYDDVFMVPSRSSVGSRQAVDLSSHDGTGTTIPLVVANMTAIAGRRMAETVARRGGLVAIPQDIPLDVVAEVVTWVKQRHLVVDTAITLDPGATVADALSLLPKRAHGALVVVEDGKPVGVVAESDCQGVDRFTSLAQVMSKDLLLLKEGIEPREAFEQLSENHRKLAPVVDGNGDLVGLLTRRNALRATLYTPAVDANGRLRIAATVGINGDVAGRAEELLSSGVDVLVVDTAHGHQESMINALKAVRTLDPRVPIVAGNVVAAAGVRDLVEAGADILKVGVGPGAMCTTRMMTGVGRPQFSAVLECAAEARRLGKHVWADGGVRHPRDVAMALAAGASNVMIGSWFAGTYESPGDLQTAADGRQYKESFGMASARAVRNRTSEESAYDRARKALFEEGISTSRMFLDPARPGVEDLIDSIVAGVRSSCTYAGAHSLADFHEKAVVGVQSAAGYAEGKPLHASW, from the coding sequence ATGCGCTTCTTGAACCCCCAGACCGGCAGCTACGACGAGCGCCCCTCGGTGCCGTACGACCTGACCTACGACGACGTGTTCATGGTGCCCAGCCGCTCCTCCGTGGGCTCCCGCCAGGCCGTGGACCTCAGCTCCCACGACGGCACCGGCACCACCATCCCGCTGGTCGTCGCCAACATGACCGCGATCGCGGGCCGCCGGATGGCCGAGACCGTGGCCCGCCGGGGCGGTCTGGTGGCCATCCCGCAGGACATCCCGCTGGACGTCGTCGCCGAGGTCGTCACCTGGGTCAAGCAGCGCCACCTGGTGGTCGACACCGCGATCACGCTGGACCCGGGCGCGACCGTCGCCGACGCGCTGTCGCTGCTGCCCAAGCGCGCCCACGGCGCGCTGGTCGTGGTCGAGGACGGCAAGCCGGTCGGCGTCGTCGCCGAGTCCGACTGCCAGGGCGTGGACCGCTTCACCAGCCTGGCCCAGGTCATGTCCAAGGACCTGCTGCTGCTGAAGGAGGGCATCGAGCCGCGCGAGGCCTTCGAGCAGCTGAGCGAGAACCACCGCAAGCTGGCCCCGGTGGTGGACGGCAACGGCGATCTGGTCGGCCTGCTGACCCGCAGGAACGCGCTCCGGGCCACCCTGTACACCCCCGCCGTGGACGCCAACGGTCGGCTGCGGATCGCCGCCACCGTGGGCATCAACGGCGACGTCGCGGGCCGGGCCGAGGAGCTGCTGTCGTCCGGGGTGGACGTGCTGGTCGTGGACACCGCGCACGGGCACCAGGAATCCATGATCAACGCGCTCAAGGCGGTGCGGACGCTGGACCCGCGGGTCCCGATCGTGGCGGGCAACGTGGTCGCCGCGGCGGGCGTGCGCGACCTGGTCGAGGCCGGGGCGGACATCCTCAAGGTCGGCGTCGGCCCCGGCGCCATGTGCACCACCCGGATGATGACCGGCGTGGGCCGCCCGCAGTTCTCCGCCGTGCTGGAGTGCGCCGCCGAGGCCCGCCGCCTCGGCAAGCACGTCTGGGCCGACGGCGGCGTGCGCCACCCCCGCGACGTGGCCATGGCGCTGGCCGCCGGCGCCTCCAACGTGATGATCGGCTCCTGGTTCGCCGGGACCTACGAGTCGCCCGGCGACCTGCAGACCGCCGCCGACGGCCGCCAGTACAAGGAGAGCTTCGGCATGGCCTCCGCCCGCGCGGTGCGCAACCGCACCTCGGAGGAGTCCGCCTACGACCGGGCCCGCAAGGCGCTGTTCGAGGAGGGCATCTCCACCTCGCGGATGTTCCTCGACCCGGCCCGCCCGGGCGTGGAGGACCTGATCGACTCGATCGTCGCCGGGGTCCGCAGCTCCTGCACCTACGCGGGCGCGCACTCGCTGGCGGACTTCCACGAGAAGGCCGTGGTCGGCGTGCAGAGCGCGGCCGGGTACGCCGAGGGCAAGCCGCTGCACGCCAGCTGGTAG
- a CDS encoding DUF5995 family protein has translation MATSTPLGVTPAPRTEPAAGSAPGSTRQHPADPSDVGGVVARLRQLVAGLPPQDGVAVFGGVYLTVTEALRARLTAGDVFRTPADTARLDVVFAGRFLDALRPGPAPAPACWRPLLQLRAHPGIRPVQFALSGMNAHIEHDLPLAVVETCRQLGCPPAELSGDFHRVNDVLAQVEQRVRERLLPSLAGLERELDLGDPLLHLLSSWSVDRARDAAWAGALTLWELRDNPSVFATAARALDDACGLVSRCLLTPLGGAPRRG, from the coding sequence ATGGCAACCAGCACGCCCCTCGGCGTCACCCCCGCACCCCGAACCGAGCCCGCCGCCGGATCGGCTCCCGGCAGCACCCGGCAGCACCCCGCCGATCCCAGCGACGTCGGTGGGGTGGTCGCGCGGCTGCGCCAACTGGTGGCCGGGCTGCCGCCCCAGGACGGGGTCGCCGTGTTCGGCGGGGTCTATCTGACCGTCACCGAGGCGCTGCGGGCCCGGCTCACGGCCGGGGACGTGTTCCGGACCCCGGCCGACACCGCCCGGCTGGACGTGGTCTTCGCCGGGCGCTTCCTGGACGCGCTGCGCCCGGGCCCGGCGCCCGCCCCCGCCTGCTGGCGTCCGCTGCTCCAGCTGCGGGCGCACCCGGGGATCCGGCCGGTGCAGTTCGCGCTGTCCGGGATGAACGCCCACATCGAGCACGACCTGCCGCTGGCGGTGGTGGAGACCTGCCGCCAGCTGGGCTGCCCGCCGGCCGAGCTCTCCGGCGACTTCCACCGCGTCAACGACGTGCTGGCGCAGGTGGAGCAGCGGGTACGGGAGCGGCTGCTGCCCTCGCTGGCCGGGCTTGAGCGGGAGCTGGACCTCGGTGACCCGCTGCTGCACCTGCTCAGCTCCTGGAGCGTCGACCGCGCCCGGGACGCCGCCTGGGCGGGCGCGCTGACGCTGTGGGAGCTGCGGGACAACCCGTCGGTCTTCGCGACCGCCGCGCGGGCGCTGGACGACGCCTGCGGCCTGGTGTCCCGCTGCCTGCTCACCCCGCTGGGCGGCGCGCCCCGCCGCGGGTGA
- a CDS encoding NAD(P)-dependent oxidoreductase has translation MTTTLVTGATGQVGRRFVPRLLQWTEPGDTVRVLVRDAERGARLAALGAEVVLGDLREESDRAKALAGADRVINVAAAFRDVPDEEAWAVNRDAALALGEQALDAGVGRFVQTSTNLVYQGGRNRPSREGDALLTEGTWVYAVSKAQADTGLLALHAERGLPLVLVRLAYVYGEGDPHLREALPRVAGWAAHRRLPMVHHADVAQALHRALLAPGVEGRAFDAADDAPVSAFDVYRLNGLPWDETAAREDATDPWFGVTDNQSLRDELGWRPQYPTIWTARAAGAL, from the coding sequence ATGACGACGACCCTGGTGACCGGAGCGACCGGGCAGGTCGGCCGCCGTTTCGTGCCCCGGCTGTTGCAGTGGACCGAGCCCGGCGACACCGTGCGCGTCCTGGTCAGGGACGCCGAGCGCGGCGCGCGCCTGGCCGCGCTCGGGGCGGAGGTCGTGCTCGGCGACCTGCGCGAGGAGAGCGACCGCGCCAAGGCGCTCGCCGGGGCGGACCGGGTGATCAACGTCGCCGCCGCGTTCCGGGACGTCCCGGACGAGGAGGCCTGGGCGGTGAACCGCGACGCCGCGCTGGCGCTGGGCGAGCAGGCGCTGGACGCCGGGGTCGGCCGCTTCGTGCAGACCAGCACCAACCTGGTCTACCAGGGCGGCCGGAACCGCCCCTCGCGTGAGGGCGACGCGCTGCTGACCGAGGGCACCTGGGTCTACGCGGTCTCGAAGGCCCAGGCCGACACCGGGCTGCTGGCACTGCACGCCGAGCGGGGCCTGCCGCTGGTGCTCGTCCGGCTGGCGTACGTCTACGGCGAGGGCGACCCGCACCTGCGCGAGGCGCTGCCCCGGGTGGCCGGGTGGGCGGCCCACCGGCGACTGCCGATGGTGCACCACGCGGACGTCGCCCAGGCACTGCACCGGGCGCTGCTGGCGCCGGGGGTGGAGGGCAGGGCCTTCGACGCCGCCGACGACGCGCCGGTCAGCGCGTTCGACGTGTACCGGCTCAACGGGCTGCCCTGGGACGAGACCGCCGCCCGCGAGGACGCCACGGACCCGTGGTTCGGCGTCACCGACAACCAGTCGCTCCGCGACGAGCTGGGCTGGCGCCCGCAGTACCCGACGATCTGGACCGCCCGCGCCGCCGGGGCGCTGTGA
- a CDS encoding helix-turn-helix transcriptional regulator, whose protein sequence is MDRAQLADFLRRSRSRLTPTDVGLPAGARRRTPGLRREEVAQLAGMSADYYTRLEQRRGPHPSGQLLAALARALRLTDDERDHLYHLAGQVPPLAVGCADEHVRPGLLLILDRLYDTPAQVISDLGDILAQNALAAALFGDVSGQSPMERNIVWRWFARPESRALFLPEIHDRLGQLHVAQLRAVVATYPDDGRAAALVRQLLSVSAQFAELWADHDVALRRGDTKTVLHPVVGAIELDCEAMLGTRHRQRLIVHTARPGSVAQERLELLRVVGLQDLRSPDPDPRAAVG, encoded by the coding sequence ATGGACCGCGCCCAACTCGCCGACTTCCTGCGCCGCTCACGCAGCCGCCTGACGCCGACCGACGTGGGCCTGCCCGCCGGTGCCCGGCGGCGCACCCCGGGGCTGCGCCGGGAGGAGGTCGCCCAGCTCGCGGGCATGTCGGCGGACTACTACACCCGCCTGGAGCAGCGGCGCGGTCCGCACCCCTCGGGGCAGCTGCTGGCCGCGCTGGCCCGGGCGCTGCGGCTGACCGACGACGAGCGCGACCACCTGTACCACCTGGCCGGGCAGGTCCCGCCGCTCGCCGTGGGCTGCGCCGACGAGCATGTCCGGCCGGGGCTGCTGCTGATCCTGGACCGGCTCTACGACACCCCGGCGCAGGTGATCTCCGACCTCGGCGACATCCTGGCGCAGAACGCGCTGGCGGCGGCGCTGTTCGGCGACGTCAGCGGCCAGTCGCCGATGGAGCGCAACATCGTCTGGCGCTGGTTCGCCCGACCGGAGTCCCGCGCGCTGTTCCTCCCGGAGATCCACGACCGGCTGGGGCAGCTCCATGTCGCCCAGTTGCGGGCGGTGGTGGCCACCTACCCCGACGACGGTCGGGCGGCCGCGCTGGTGCGGCAACTGCTGTCGGTCTCGGCGCAGTTCGCGGAGCTGTGGGCCGACCACGACGTGGCCCTGCGGCGCGGGGACACCAAGACCGTGCTGCACCCGGTGGTCGGCGCGATCGAGCTGGACTGCGAGGCGATGCTGGGCACGCGGCACCGGCAGCGGCTGATCGTCCACACCGCGCGGCCGGGCAGCGTCGCCCAGGAACGGCTGGAACTGCTGCGCGTGGTGGGCCTGCAGGACCTGCGCAGCCCGGACCCCGACCCGCGGGCCGCCGTCGGCTAG
- a CDS encoding DUF4037 domain-containing protein, producing the protein MAARLATVDGVIGVLLGGSRARGEERPDSDWDLGVYYRGAPHLPTLRSMARGLSDSPTDVAGPGEWGPWVDGGAWLTVGDSHVDWLLRDVDRVRRVWTQCREGEFEVGIQAGHPLGFWSPSYVGELALGRVLADPTKELTLFQREVAGYPEPLRRSLVASAWEAEFIVANAAKPALRGDVLLVSLALSRAIGILVQALYAWHRRWCLNEKGSLAVAENLPGTPPSFGPRARALLGAPGTNPDELSVTVQAATDLVADIRAALTLPAAPSGPPHSD; encoded by the coding sequence ATGGCCGCGCGGCTGGCGACGGTCGACGGCGTGATCGGTGTGCTGCTCGGTGGCAGTCGGGCCCGGGGCGAGGAACGCCCCGACTCGGACTGGGACCTCGGCGTCTACTACCGGGGCGCCCCGCACCTGCCGACGCTGCGCTCGATGGCGCGCGGCCTCTCCGACAGTCCGACCGACGTCGCCGGGCCGGGGGAGTGGGGGCCCTGGGTCGACGGCGGCGCCTGGCTGACCGTGGGCGACAGCCACGTCGACTGGTTGCTGCGGGACGTCGACCGGGTCCGCCGGGTCTGGACCCAGTGCCGCGAGGGGGAGTTCGAGGTCGGCATCCAGGCCGGGCACCCGCTCGGCTTCTGGTCGCCCAGCTACGTGGGCGAGTTGGCCCTGGGCCGGGTACTGGCGGACCCCACCAAGGAACTGACGCTGTTTCAGCGCGAGGTGGCCGGATACCCGGAACCGCTGCGGCGCTCGCTGGTGGCGTCCGCGTGGGAGGCGGAGTTCATCGTCGCCAACGCGGCCAAACCGGCCCTGCGCGGCGACGTGCTGCTGGTCTCGCTCGCGCTGTCGCGCGCGATCGGCATCCTGGTCCAGGCGTTGTACGCGTGGCACCGCCGCTGGTGCCTGAACGAGAAGGGCTCGCTGGCCGTCGCCGAGAACCTGCCCGGCACCCCGCCCAGCTTCGGCCCCCGCGCCCGGGCGCTGCTGGGCGCTCCGGGAACCAATCCTGACGAACTGTCAGTGACGGTGCAGGCGGCCACCGACCTGGTCGCCGACATCCGCGCCGCGCTCACCCTCCCCGCCGCCCCCTCCGGCCCGCCGCACTCGGACTGA
- a CDS encoding MarR family winged helix-turn-helix transcriptional regulator, translating to MEQYGEISHMTIRLARAHRVAATRLLQRVGLFPGQELLLMRLWEQDHQPQRDLAAALKLDASTVTRTLQRLEQQGLLSRSPSPADGRSTIVSLTPKGAELRCQVEQLWGELEAITTAGLSERQRNDALRLLRRLERNLIDDDATDRAATTTTTRTRPAPHAAP from the coding sequence ATGGAGCAGTACGGCGAGATCAGCCACATGACGATCCGGCTCGCCCGGGCGCACCGGGTGGCGGCCACCCGGCTGTTGCAGCGGGTCGGCCTGTTCCCCGGGCAGGAACTGCTGCTGATGCGGCTGTGGGAGCAGGATCACCAGCCGCAACGAGACCTGGCCGCCGCACTGAAGCTCGACGCCTCCACCGTCACCCGGACCCTGCAACGCCTGGAGCAGCAGGGGCTGCTCAGCCGCTCGCCCTCACCCGCCGACGGCCGCTCGACGATCGTGTCGCTGACCCCGAAGGGTGCCGAACTGCGGTGTCAGGTGGAACAGTTGTGGGGGGAGCTGGAGGCGATCACCACCGCCGGGCTCTCCGAGCGGCAGCGGAACGACGCGCTGCGGCTGCTCCGCCGCCTCGAACGCAACCTCATCGACGACGACGCTACCGACCGAGCGGCGACGACGACGACGACCCGGACTCGTCCAGCTCCGCACGCAGCCCCCTGA
- a CDS encoding NmrA/HSCARG family protein, whose product MSVRPGQILVTGATGRQGGSVARELLERGWAVRALVRDPRAPAALALAERGAELVRGDLDDQESLRAATRGAYGVFSVQTFATPAGVAGEERQGRALADAAARERVAHFVYSSVGGAERASGVPHFESKAAIERHLEGLGLPATVLRPVMFIDNFAAIGPSPVDGELVLSLALAPGTVLQLIATRDIAVFAADAFDDPGAWTGRQLEIAGDELTGPQMAEAFAEAAAAPVRFQELPIERLRAMSEEMALMFDWFNREGYRADLPALRERHPGLTTLRSWLRETGWTAAAR is encoded by the coding sequence ATGAGTGTGCGACCGGGGCAGATCCTGGTGACCGGAGCGACGGGGCGTCAGGGCGGTTCAGTGGCAAGGGAGTTGCTGGAACGCGGCTGGGCGGTGCGGGCGCTGGTGCGCGATCCGCGGGCACCGGCGGCGCTGGCGCTGGCGGAGCGGGGCGCGGAGCTGGTCCGTGGCGACCTGGACGACCAGGAATCGCTGCGGGCCGCGACCCGCGGCGCGTACGGGGTGTTCAGCGTGCAGACCTTCGCCACGCCCGCGGGCGTGGCCGGGGAGGAGCGCCAGGGCCGGGCGCTGGCCGACGCCGCCGCGCGGGAGCGGGTCGCCCACTTCGTCTACAGCTCGGTCGGCGGGGCCGAACGCGCCAGCGGCGTACCCCACTTCGAGAGCAAGGCCGCGATCGAGCGGCACCTCGAAGGGCTCGGCCTGCCCGCGACCGTGCTGCGCCCGGTGATGTTCATCGACAACTTCGCCGCGATCGGTCCTTCCCCGGTCGACGGCGAGCTGGTGCTGTCGCTGGCGCTCGCCCCGGGGACCGTGCTGCAACTGATCGCGACCCGGGACATCGCCGTGTTCGCCGCCGATGCCTTCGACGACCCGGGGGCCTGGACCGGCCGCCAGCTGGAGATCGCCGGGGACGAGCTCACCGGTCCGCAGATGGCCGAGGCGTTCGCCGAGGCCGCGGCCGCACCGGTGCGGTTCCAGGAACTGCCGATCGAGCGCCTGCGCGCGATGAGCGAGGAGATGGCCCTCATGTTCGACTGGTTCAACCGCGAGGGGTACCGGGCCGACCTCCCCGCGCTGCGGGAGCGGCACCCGGGACTGACCACCCTGCGCTCCTGGCTGCGGGAGACCGGCTGGACGGCGGCGGCGCGATGA
- a CDS encoding NADP-dependent oxidoreductase, with protein MSRAVVFDAYGGPEVLRVAEVPEPVPGPGRIRVRVRAAGVNPIDAKVRGGRLAGRFPVAFPQTLGNEFAGVVDQLGPGVTELPLGAEVFGFTSMAAQADHVVVGVDQVTARPADLPWATAAALSAVGQTAYHALRILAPVRGETLLVHAAAGGVGTVAVQLARALGVTVIGTASEGNHDYLRSLGAIPVAYGPGLTERVRGLAPGGVDAALDCVGGDAVRVSLDLVADRRRIGTVADETAAERYGVQRVRYDRSAATLAELARLHGTGGLVLPIARTFPLDAVAAAHREIETGHVRGKLVLLLTDGSA; from the coding sequence ATGAGCCGGGCGGTGGTCTTCGACGCCTACGGCGGCCCGGAGGTACTGCGGGTGGCCGAGGTCCCGGAGCCGGTGCCGGGGCCCGGGCGGATCCGGGTCCGGGTGCGGGCGGCCGGGGTGAACCCGATCGACGCCAAGGTGCGCGGCGGACGGCTGGCCGGCCGGTTCCCGGTGGCCTTCCCGCAGACCCTCGGCAACGAGTTCGCGGGCGTGGTGGACCAGTTGGGCCCGGGCGTGACCGAACTCCCCTTGGGCGCCGAGGTCTTCGGCTTCACCTCGATGGCCGCCCAGGCGGACCACGTGGTGGTCGGCGTCGACCAGGTGACGGCCAGGCCCGCCGACCTGCCCTGGGCGACGGCGGCGGCGCTGTCGGCGGTGGGCCAGACCGCGTACCACGCGCTGCGGATCCTGGCGCCGGTCCGGGGCGAGACGCTGCTGGTGCACGCCGCCGCCGGTGGCGTCGGCACCGTCGCCGTGCAACTGGCCCGCGCCCTGGGGGTCACCGTGATCGGCACCGCGAGCGAGGGCAACCACGACTACCTGCGCTCGCTGGGCGCGATCCCGGTCGCCTACGGACCGGGGCTGACCGAGCGGGTGCGCGGCCTCGCCCCCGGCGGGGTGGACGCGGCGCTCGACTGCGTCGGCGGGGACGCGGTCCGGGTCTCCCTCGACCTGGTGGCGGACCGCCGACGCATCGGCACCGTCGCCGACGAGACGGCCGCCGAGCGGTACGGCGTCCAGCGCGTCCGCTACGACCGCTCCGCCGCCACCCTGGCCGAACTCGCCCGGCTGCACGGCACCGGCGGCCTGGTCCTGCCGATCGCGAGGACCTTCCCGCTGGACGCCGTCGCGGCCGCGCACCGCGAGATCGAGACCGGCCACGTACGCGGCAAGCTGGTACTGCTGCTGACCGACGGCTCAGCCTGA
- a CDS encoding ROK family protein: MDATQRVRRAVETSDGTTRAELAAELGLPLGTVTTAATALLRSGVLAERPAAPAGTRSGRPAMLLVPAGPPRTVGAVVWAHGRLRAAIATYGGTVLARDDLAVGTDGSGPEVLEPAWRFLGEAGQGPLDRVVLGVPAPFQRGVGLPPGRLPVPGGEDASGRRPDFAPWLRPDPAAVLARRLGVPVVIENDANLGALGEAQAGAGRGYSCQIFLKLGERSFGAGLLLDGTLYRGASGFAGEIAHIHADDDGPLCACGARGCLSARARRPLVELMEEAYDRTLTFAEVLRLADADEPAPARVLREVGRALGRPLADLCTFLNPELLIIDGALGGAGRHVLGGVTEQIERWCAPAVAASLAVVPGALGADAEIVGAIRLARTEARAEARTGTAGSG, translated from the coding sequence ATGGACGCGACCCAGCGAGTGCGCCGCGCGGTCGAGACCAGCGACGGGACCACCCGGGCCGAGCTCGCCGCCGAACTCGGCCTGCCGCTGGGCACGGTGACCACGGCGGCGACCGCGCTGCTGCGGTCCGGGGTGCTGGCCGAGCGTCCCGCGGCCCCGGCCGGGACCCGCTCCGGCCGACCCGCGATGCTGCTGGTCCCGGCCGGTCCGCCGCGCACCGTCGGCGCGGTCGTCTGGGCGCACGGCCGACTGCGGGCCGCGATCGCGACGTACGGTGGCACCGTCCTCGCCCGCGACGACCTGGCGGTCGGCACCGACGGGTCCGGCCCCGAGGTGCTGGAACCGGCCTGGCGCTTCCTCGGCGAGGCCGGGCAGGGCCCGCTGGACCGGGTCGTGCTCGGTGTGCCCGCGCCGTTCCAGCGCGGCGTCGGCCTGCCGCCGGGGCGGCTGCCGGTACCGGGCGGGGAGGACGCCTCCGGCCGCCGCCCCGACTTCGCACCCTGGCTGCGCCCCGACCCCGCCGCCGTGCTGGCCCGGCGGCTCGGCGTGCCCGTGGTCATCGAGAACGACGCGAACCTCGGCGCACTCGGCGAGGCGCAGGCGGGCGCGGGACGCGGGTACAGCTGCCAGATTTTCCTGAAACTGGGTGAACGCAGCTTCGGCGCGGGACTGCTGCTCGACGGCACGCTCTACCGGGGCGCCTCCGGCTTCGCCGGGGAGATCGCGCACATCCACGCGGACGACGACGGACCGCTGTGCGCCTGCGGCGCTCGCGGCTGCCTGTCGGCCCGGGCCCGCCGCCCGCTGGTGGAGCTCATGGAGGAGGCCTACGACCGGACGCTGACCTTCGCCGAGGTGCTGCGCCTCGCGGACGCCGACGAGCCGGCCCCGGCCCGGGTGCTGCGCGAGGTCGGCCGCGCCCTCGGCCGCCCGCTGGCCGACCTGTGCACCTTCCTCAACCCCGAACTGCTGATCATCGACGGCGCGTTGGGCGGCGCCGGCCGTCATGTGCTGGGCGGCGTGACCGAGCAGATCGAACGCTGGTGTGCCCCGGCCGTCGCCGCCTCACTCGCGGTGGTGCCGGGGGCGCTCGGCGCCGACGCGGAGATCGTCGGCGCCATCCGCCTCGCCCGCACCGAGGCCCGCGCCGAGGCCCGCACCGGGACGGCAGGTTCAGGCTGA
- a CDS encoding MFS transporter: MSGPSTATADGPAAGTSAGSPFAALSFEPFRWWFLSQIASASGVMTQAVATSWLVLRMTGSALDLGVLSAMTLLPSLLLGAWCGALVDRLDRRLVLIATQSALTVLGLALYALIATHAAAYWSIVLLSAAGGPVNALDGTARQLYVLDLVGRRRLASAVSLYEVILNTSRVLGPALGGVVLVLFGAAACVLVNALSFLAPLAVLLRYRPAFDADRARPAAPPGRRGAARAGLRYAWSVPPIRCCLLIAAACGILFNSGLLFPLLADRVFHLGGGGYAALLSVFGLGALPGALLAARGGEPTGRQVAVLAGATGLCTAATACAPDPALLCLGMAAVGFTSIWMVARANTFVQLRAAPELRGRVMGAWTMALPGASPVTGLAVGALADAAGARAAFGCTGLLLLAIVVASHRALTATEAGPAPEPLP, translated from the coding sequence ATGTCCGGCCCGAGCACCGCAACCGCCGACGGTCCGGCAGCCGGGACCAGTGCGGGCTCACCGTTCGCCGCGCTGTCCTTCGAGCCGTTCCGGTGGTGGTTCCTGAGCCAGATCGCCTCCGCCTCGGGGGTGATGACGCAGGCGGTGGCCACCTCCTGGCTGGTGCTGCGGATGACCGGCAGCGCGCTCGACCTGGGCGTGCTCTCGGCGATGACCCTGCTGCCGAGCCTGCTGCTCGGGGCGTGGTGCGGCGCGCTGGTGGACCGGCTCGACCGGCGCCTGGTGCTCATCGCCACGCAGAGCGCGCTGACCGTGCTCGGCCTCGCGCTGTACGCGCTGATCGCGACGCACGCCGCGGCCTACTGGTCGATCGTGCTGCTCTCCGCCGCCGGCGGACCGGTCAACGCGCTCGACGGGACCGCCCGGCAGCTCTACGTGCTCGACCTGGTCGGACGCCGACGGCTGGCGAGCGCGGTCAGCCTGTACGAGGTCATCCTGAACACCTCACGGGTGCTCGGCCCCGCGCTCGGCGGCGTGGTGCTGGTGCTGTTCGGCGCGGCCGCCTGCGTCCTGGTCAACGCGCTGTCCTTCCTGGCGCCGCTGGCGGTCCTGCTGCGGTACCGCCCCGCCTTCGACGCCGACCGCGCGCGGCCCGCCGCGCCGCCCGGCCGACGCGGCGCCGCCCGCGCCGGACTGCGCTACGCGTGGTCGGTGCCGCCGATCCGCTGCTGCCTGCTGATCGCCGCCGCCTGCGGCATCCTGTTCAACTCCGGCCTGCTGTTCCCGCTGCTGGCGGACCGGGTGTTCCACCTCGGCGGCGGCGGATACGCGGCGCTGCTGAGCGTCTTCGGCCTCGGCGCGCTGCCCGGAGCGCTGCTCGCGGCGCGCGGCGGCGAACCGACCGGGCGTCAGGTCGCGGTCCTCGCCGGGGCCACCGGCCTGTGCACCGCGGCCACGGCCTGCGCCCCGGATCCGGCGCTGCTCTGCCTCGGCATGGCCGCCGTCGGGTTCACCTCCATCTGGATGGTCGCCCGAGCCAACACCTTCGTGCAGTTGCGGGCCGCGCCGGAACTGCGCGGCCGGGTGATGGGCGCGTGGACCATGGCGCTCCCGGGTGCGAGCCCGGTCACCGGCCTCGCCGTCGGCGCCCTGGCGGACGCGGCGGGCGCCCGCGCCGCGTTCGGCTGCACCGGGCTGCTGCTGCTGGCCATCGTCGTCGCCTCGCACCGCGCGCTCACCGCGACCGAGGCGGGTCCGGCGCCGGAGCCCCTGCCCTAG
- a CDS encoding HAD family hydrolase, with product MRRNGQVLVFDADDTLWENNILFERVIEDFLTWLDHPTLDRVQARAVLDRIQAANAVAHGYGSGMLLRSLADCVAELRGGPATAQQRAEIEAMASVLSHTRVELIAGVAETLDVLGRRHDLLLLTKGDPREQRRKVDASRLAHHFRAVDIVAEKDVETYHRLVETHALDPARSWMIGNSPKSDILPARQAGMNAVFVPNRHTWVLEHTELDPQDDRVIQLRSFSELLEHF from the coding sequence GTGCGGCGCAATGGTCAGGTGCTGGTCTTCGACGCGGACGACACGCTGTGGGAGAACAACATCCTGTTCGAGCGGGTGATCGAGGACTTCCTGACCTGGCTGGACCATCCGACGCTGGACCGGGTCCAGGCGCGTGCGGTCCTCGACCGGATCCAGGCAGCCAACGCGGTGGCACACGGCTACGGCAGCGGGATGCTGCTGCGGAGCCTCGCCGACTGCGTCGCGGAACTGCGCGGCGGGCCCGCGACCGCCCAGCAGCGCGCGGAGATCGAGGCGATGGCCTCGGTGCTGTCGCACACCCGGGTGGAGCTCATCGCCGGGGTCGCCGAGACGCTGGACGTCCTCGGCCGCCGCCACGACCTGCTGTTGCTCACCAAGGGCGATCCGCGGGAGCAGCGGCGCAAGGTCGACGCCTCGCGACTGGCGCACCACTTCCGGGCGGTGGACATCGTCGCGGAGAAGGACGTCGAGACGTACCACCGGTTGGTCGAGACGCACGCGCTGGACCCGGCGCGCAGCTGGATGATCGGCAACTCCCCGAAGTCGGACATCCTGCCCGCGCGGCAGGCGGGGATGAACGCGGTGTTCGTACCGAACCGGCACACGTGGGTGCTGGAGCACACCGAACTCGACCCGCAGGACGACCGGGTCATCCAGCTGCGCTCCTTCTCCGAGCTGCTGGAGCACTTCTGA